The following proteins are co-located in the Primulina tabacum isolate GXHZ01 chromosome 11, ASM2559414v2, whole genome shotgun sequence genome:
- the LOC142517810 gene encoding methionine S-methyltransferase-like isoform X1, which translates to MAGASVCESMEEFLKQCERSGDSAYSALRSLLERLEDPSTRINARIFLSDLQKRFASDGASQSCLQTHHFQIQDIYLDQYEGFQKRKKLKMMVIPSIFVPEDWSFTFYEGLNRHPASTFKDKTLAELGCGNGWISIAVAEKWLPLKVYGLDINPRAVKISWINLYLNALDDNGQPIYDAEKKTLLDRVEFYESDLLSYCRENHIELEQIVGCIPQILNPNPDAMSKMITENASEEFLHSLSNYCALQGFVEDQFGLGLIARAVEEGISVIKPLGIMIFNIGGRPGQAVCKRLFERRGLCVNKPWQTKVIQAADTDISALVEIEKNSPHRFEFFMGLGGDQPICARTAWAYAKAGGRISHALSVYSCQLRQPNQVKKIFEFLRNGFKDISSSLDLSFEDESVADEKIPFLAHLANVLKDISFFPYESPAGSRRFRSLIAGFMKTYHHVPITADNVVVFPSLIVAIESALRLLSPRLAIVDEQLSRHLPRQWLTSLNIERTRTGRNVEEEITVIEAPRQSDLMIEMIKKLKPEVVITGIAQFESVTTSAFELLLDITKEIGCRLFLDMSEHFELSSLPTSNGVLKYLAGTPLPSHAAIVCGLLKNKVYSDLEVAFVITEEETMFKALCKTVELLQGSTAIVSQYYYGCLFHELLSFQLADRHPPAQRNAKQTRASKVNDFSSSTISVLDQAELAIDEGENSTLVHMDIDQSFLPIITPVKAAIFESFARQNITEPEIDVARGLRQLISGNYGFPSDSNTEFIYADCPVALFCKWVLCCVHEGGTLCFPTGTNGNYVSAAKFLNAEIVNIPTNSEAGFKLTEQTLTDVLKTLNKPWIYVSGPIVNPTGSVYSNKEINIMLSICAKFGARVMLDTSFSGVEFNSKGVDGWNLRATLEKLSSTNPTFCVSLLGGLFFRMLGSGLKFGFLLINQQSVVDIFRSFAGLSKPHNTIKYTVKKLLDLQEQKTGDLLNDIAEQTELLRSRYKQLKQTLECCGWDVLEAQGGISIVAKPSAYLGKTIKSNNSSYTQEIKLDNSNIREVMLKSCGLCINGASWTGIPGYCRFTFGLTDSDFQRALDCITKFKSLVSN; encoded by the exons ATGGCTGGTGCGAGTGTGTGTGAATCCATGGAAGAGTTTCTGAAGCAGTGTGAACGGTCCGGAGATTCGGCGTACAGCGCGCTACGATCACTCTTGGAGAGACTAGAGGACCCGAGTACCCGAATCAATGCTCGGATCTTCCTGTCGGATCTCCAGAAACGGTTTGCATCCGACGGAGCCTCTCAGAGTTGCCTTCAGACTCACCATTTTCAAATTCAAGACATCTACCTCGATCAATATGAAG GTTTTCAGAAGAGAAAGAAACTTAAGATGATGGTCATACCAAGCATTTTTGTCCCTGAGGATTGGTCCTTCACTTTCTATGAGGGACTGAACAGGCATCCGGCCTCAACTTTTAAGGACAAGACATTAGCTGAGCTTGGTTGTGGAAATGGATGGATATCCATTGCAGTTGCTGAGAAATGGTTGCCTCTAAAG GTATATGGACTTGATATAAATCCAAGAGCAGTTAAAATCTCTTGGATAAATCTGTATTTGAATGCTTTGGATGACAATGGTCAACCCATTTATGATGCTGAGAAAAAAACTTTGCTTGACCGGGTCGAATTTTATGAATCTGATCTGCTATCTTACTGCAGAGAGAATCACATAGAACTAGAGCAAATCGTTGGATGCATACCTCAG ATTCTTAACCCTAATCCTGATGCTATGTCCAAGATGATTACAGAAAATGCCAGCGAAGAATTCTTACATTCCCTGAGCAACTATTGTGCCCTCCAG GGCTTTGTGGAGGACCAGTTTGGCTTAGGGCTTATTGCAAGAGCTGTTGAAGAAGGTATATCTGTTATAAAACCTCTTGGGATTATGATATTTAACATCGGAGGTCGCCCAGGACAAGCTGTATGTAAGCGTTTGTTTGAGCGTCGTGGCCTTTGTGTTAACAAGCCATGGCAAACTAAAGTTATCCAG GCTGCTGATACAGATATTTCAGCTTTAGTTGAAATTGAAAAGAATAGTCCACACCGATTTGAGTTCTTCATGGGGCTTGGTGGAGACCAACCTATTTGTGCGCGCACTGCATGGGCCTATGCCAAAGCTGGGGGTCGTATATCTCATGCTTTATCTGTATATAGTTGTCAGCTCCGACAACCTAATCAG GTAAAAAAAATTTTCGAGTTTCTAAGAAATGGATTCAAAGATATCAGCAGCTCTTTGGATTTGTCCTTTGAAGATGAGTCTGTTGCAGATGAGAAGATACCATTCCTAGCTCATCTCGCTAATGTTCTAAAAGATATTTCCTTTTTCCCTTATGAATCACCAGCTGGAAGCAGACGATTTCGTAGTCTTATTGCTGGATTCATGAAAACATACCATCACGTACCAATTACTGCAGAT AATGTTGTTGTATTTCCATCGCTGATTGTGGCAATTGAAAGTGCTCTTCGATTATTGTCCCCCCGCCTCGCCATTGTTGATGAACAATTATCACGGCATTTACCCCGGCAATGGTTAACATCCCTAAATATTGAG AGGACAAGAACTGGTAGAaatgttgaggaagaaattacAGTCATTGAAGCACCTCGCCAGTCAGATTTGATGATAgagatgataaaaaaattgaagccGGAGGTGGTCATCACTGGGATAGCTCAATTTGAGTCAGTTACCACTTCTGCATTTGAGCTTCTTTTAGATATCACCAAAGAAATAGGATGTCGTTTGTTTTTAGATATGTCAGAGCATTTTGAGTTATCTAGTCTTCCCACTTCCAATGGAGTCCTGAAATATCTCGCTGGAACTCCTCTTCCATCACATGCAGCAATTGTCTGCGGCTTACTGAAAAATAAG GTTTATTCGGATTTGGAGGTGGCCTTTGTGATAACAGAAGAAGAGACAATGTTTAAAGCGCTATGCAAGACTGTGGAACTTTTACAAGGAAGTACAGCCATAGTTAGTCAGTACTACTATGGTTGTCTTTTCCATGAGCTTCTGTCTTTTCAACTTGCTGATCGACATCCACCTGCTCAG CGAAATGCCAAGCAGACTAGAGCTTCTAAGGTGAATGACTTTTCCAGTTCCACAATCTCAGTACTCGATCAGGCCGAACTGGCAATAGATGAAGGGGAAAATTCTACCCTGGTCCATATGGATATCGATCAAAGTTTTTTGCCCATAATAACCCCCGTAAAGGCTGCCATCTTCGAGAGTTTCGCCAGGCAGAACATAACAGAACCCGAAATTGATGTTGCACGTGGCTTAAGACAATTAATTAGCGGTAATTATGGCTTCCCATCCGATAGCAACACAGAATTTATATATGCAGACTGCCCAGTGGCACTTTTCTGTAAGTGGGTGCTCTGCTGTGTTCACGAGGGCGGTACACTGTGCTTCCCTACTGGTACCAATGGAAATTACGTTTCTGCTGCAAAATTTTTGAATGCCGAAATTGTTAATATTCCTACAAATTCAGAAGCAGGTTTCAAGCTGACAGAACAGACTCTTACAGATGTTTTAAAGACTCTGAATAAACCATGGATCTACGTTTCTGGTCCAATAGTCAATCCCACCGGATCGGTTTACAGTAACAAAGAGATAAATATTATGTTATCCATTTGTGCTAAGTTTGGAGCAAGGGTTATGCTGGATACTTCATTCTCAGGGGTTGAATTCAACTCCAAGGGTGTAGATGGCTGGAATCTGAGAGCTACTCTGGAGAAACTTTCCTCTACCAATCCAACATTTTGTGTATCACTACTTGGAGGATTATTTTTTAGGATGCTTGGCAGTGGGCTTAAGTTTGGATTTCTTCTTATAAATCAGCAATCTGTCGTGGATATATTCCGTAGCTTTGCAGGATTAAGCAAACCTCATAACACTATCAAATATACAGTGAAGAAATTGTTGGATCTTCAAGAACAGAAGACGGGTGATCTGCTGAATGACATTGCAGAGCAGACTGAACTTCTGAGAAGTAGATATAAACAATTGAAGCAG ACACTTGAATGTTGTGGTTGGGACGTTCTCGAAGCTCAAGGTGGTATCTCCATTGTAGCAAAGCCTTCTGCCTATCTCGGCAAGACTATCAAAAGTAACAACTCTTCCTATACTCAGGAAATTAAGCTCGATAACTCAAATATTAGGGAAGTCATGCTCAAGAGCTGTGGTTTGTGCATCAATGGTGCTTCGTGGACTGGAATCCCAGGTTACTGTCGCTTCACATTCGGCTTGACAGACAGTGATTTCCAGCGTGCATTAGATTGTATCACTAAATTCAAAAGCTTAGTAAGTAACTAA
- the LOC142517810 gene encoding methionine S-methyltransferase-like isoform X3, which produces MRNGFRECSFQKRKKLKMMVIPSIFVPEDWSFTFYEGLNRHPASTFKDKTLAELGCGNGWISIAVAEKWLPLKVYGLDINPRAVKISWINLYLNALDDNGQPIYDAEKKTLLDRVEFYESDLLSYCRENHIELEQIVGCIPQILNPNPDAMSKMITENASEEFLHSLSNYCALQGFVEDQFGLGLIARAVEEGISVIKPLGIMIFNIGGRPGQAVCKRLFERRGLCVNKPWQTKVIQAADTDISALVEIEKNSPHRFEFFMGLGGDQPICARTAWAYAKAGGRISHALSVYSCQLRQPNQVKKIFEFLRNGFKDISSSLDLSFEDESVADEKIPFLAHLANVLKDISFFPYESPAGSRRFRSLIAGFMKTYHHVPITADNVVVFPSLIVAIESALRLLSPRLAIVDEQLSRHLPRQWLTSLNIERTRTGRNVEEEITVIEAPRQSDLMIEMIKKLKPEVVITGIAQFESVTTSAFELLLDITKEIGCRLFLDMSEHFELSSLPTSNGVLKYLAGTPLPSHAAIVCGLLKNKVYSDLEVAFVITEEETMFKALCKTVELLQGSTAIVSQYYYGCLFHELLSFQLADRHPPAQRNAKQTRASKVNDFSSSTISVLDQAELAIDEGENSTLVHMDIDQSFLPIITPVKAAIFESFARQNITEPEIDVARGLRQLISGNYGFPSDSNTEFIYADCPVALFCKWVLCCVHEGGTLCFPTGTNGNYVSAAKFLNAEIVNIPTNSEAGFKLTEQTLTDVLKTLNKPWIYVSGPIVNPTGSVYSNKEINIMLSICAKFGARVMLDTSFSGVEFNSKGVDGWNLRATLEKLSSTNPTFCVSLLGGLFFRMLGSGLKFGFLLINQQSVVDIFRSFAGLSKPHNTIKYTVKKLLDLQEQKTGDLLNDIAEQTELLRSRYKQLKQTLECCGWDVLEAQGGISIVAKPSAYLGKTIKSNNSSYTQEIKLDNSNIREVMLKSCGLCINGASWTGIPGYCRFTFGLTDSDFQRALDCITKFKSLVSN; this is translated from the exons ATGAGGAATGGATTCAGAGAATGCA GTTTTCAGAAGAGAAAGAAACTTAAGATGATGGTCATACCAAGCATTTTTGTCCCTGAGGATTGGTCCTTCACTTTCTATGAGGGACTGAACAGGCATCCGGCCTCAACTTTTAAGGACAAGACATTAGCTGAGCTTGGTTGTGGAAATGGATGGATATCCATTGCAGTTGCTGAGAAATGGTTGCCTCTAAAG GTATATGGACTTGATATAAATCCAAGAGCAGTTAAAATCTCTTGGATAAATCTGTATTTGAATGCTTTGGATGACAATGGTCAACCCATTTATGATGCTGAGAAAAAAACTTTGCTTGACCGGGTCGAATTTTATGAATCTGATCTGCTATCTTACTGCAGAGAGAATCACATAGAACTAGAGCAAATCGTTGGATGCATACCTCAG ATTCTTAACCCTAATCCTGATGCTATGTCCAAGATGATTACAGAAAATGCCAGCGAAGAATTCTTACATTCCCTGAGCAACTATTGTGCCCTCCAG GGCTTTGTGGAGGACCAGTTTGGCTTAGGGCTTATTGCAAGAGCTGTTGAAGAAGGTATATCTGTTATAAAACCTCTTGGGATTATGATATTTAACATCGGAGGTCGCCCAGGACAAGCTGTATGTAAGCGTTTGTTTGAGCGTCGTGGCCTTTGTGTTAACAAGCCATGGCAAACTAAAGTTATCCAG GCTGCTGATACAGATATTTCAGCTTTAGTTGAAATTGAAAAGAATAGTCCACACCGATTTGAGTTCTTCATGGGGCTTGGTGGAGACCAACCTATTTGTGCGCGCACTGCATGGGCCTATGCCAAAGCTGGGGGTCGTATATCTCATGCTTTATCTGTATATAGTTGTCAGCTCCGACAACCTAATCAG GTAAAAAAAATTTTCGAGTTTCTAAGAAATGGATTCAAAGATATCAGCAGCTCTTTGGATTTGTCCTTTGAAGATGAGTCTGTTGCAGATGAGAAGATACCATTCCTAGCTCATCTCGCTAATGTTCTAAAAGATATTTCCTTTTTCCCTTATGAATCACCAGCTGGAAGCAGACGATTTCGTAGTCTTATTGCTGGATTCATGAAAACATACCATCACGTACCAATTACTGCAGAT AATGTTGTTGTATTTCCATCGCTGATTGTGGCAATTGAAAGTGCTCTTCGATTATTGTCCCCCCGCCTCGCCATTGTTGATGAACAATTATCACGGCATTTACCCCGGCAATGGTTAACATCCCTAAATATTGAG AGGACAAGAACTGGTAGAaatgttgaggaagaaattacAGTCATTGAAGCACCTCGCCAGTCAGATTTGATGATAgagatgataaaaaaattgaagccGGAGGTGGTCATCACTGGGATAGCTCAATTTGAGTCAGTTACCACTTCTGCATTTGAGCTTCTTTTAGATATCACCAAAGAAATAGGATGTCGTTTGTTTTTAGATATGTCAGAGCATTTTGAGTTATCTAGTCTTCCCACTTCCAATGGAGTCCTGAAATATCTCGCTGGAACTCCTCTTCCATCACATGCAGCAATTGTCTGCGGCTTACTGAAAAATAAG GTTTATTCGGATTTGGAGGTGGCCTTTGTGATAACAGAAGAAGAGACAATGTTTAAAGCGCTATGCAAGACTGTGGAACTTTTACAAGGAAGTACAGCCATAGTTAGTCAGTACTACTATGGTTGTCTTTTCCATGAGCTTCTGTCTTTTCAACTTGCTGATCGACATCCACCTGCTCAG CGAAATGCCAAGCAGACTAGAGCTTCTAAGGTGAATGACTTTTCCAGTTCCACAATCTCAGTACTCGATCAGGCCGAACTGGCAATAGATGAAGGGGAAAATTCTACCCTGGTCCATATGGATATCGATCAAAGTTTTTTGCCCATAATAACCCCCGTAAAGGCTGCCATCTTCGAGAGTTTCGCCAGGCAGAACATAACAGAACCCGAAATTGATGTTGCACGTGGCTTAAGACAATTAATTAGCGGTAATTATGGCTTCCCATCCGATAGCAACACAGAATTTATATATGCAGACTGCCCAGTGGCACTTTTCTGTAAGTGGGTGCTCTGCTGTGTTCACGAGGGCGGTACACTGTGCTTCCCTACTGGTACCAATGGAAATTACGTTTCTGCTGCAAAATTTTTGAATGCCGAAATTGTTAATATTCCTACAAATTCAGAAGCAGGTTTCAAGCTGACAGAACAGACTCTTACAGATGTTTTAAAGACTCTGAATAAACCATGGATCTACGTTTCTGGTCCAATAGTCAATCCCACCGGATCGGTTTACAGTAACAAAGAGATAAATATTATGTTATCCATTTGTGCTAAGTTTGGAGCAAGGGTTATGCTGGATACTTCATTCTCAGGGGTTGAATTCAACTCCAAGGGTGTAGATGGCTGGAATCTGAGAGCTACTCTGGAGAAACTTTCCTCTACCAATCCAACATTTTGTGTATCACTACTTGGAGGATTATTTTTTAGGATGCTTGGCAGTGGGCTTAAGTTTGGATTTCTTCTTATAAATCAGCAATCTGTCGTGGATATATTCCGTAGCTTTGCAGGATTAAGCAAACCTCATAACACTATCAAATATACAGTGAAGAAATTGTTGGATCTTCAAGAACAGAAGACGGGTGATCTGCTGAATGACATTGCAGAGCAGACTGAACTTCTGAGAAGTAGATATAAACAATTGAAGCAG ACACTTGAATGTTGTGGTTGGGACGTTCTCGAAGCTCAAGGTGGTATCTCCATTGTAGCAAAGCCTTCTGCCTATCTCGGCAAGACTATCAAAAGTAACAACTCTTCCTATACTCAGGAAATTAAGCTCGATAACTCAAATATTAGGGAAGTCATGCTCAAGAGCTGTGGTTTGTGCATCAATGGTGCTTCGTGGACTGGAATCCCAGGTTACTGTCGCTTCACATTCGGCTTGACAGACAGTGATTTCCAGCGTGCATTAGATTGTATCACTAAATTCAAAAGCTTAGTAAGTAACTAA
- the LOC142517810 gene encoding methionine S-methyltransferase-like isoform X2, with translation MDSENAVTSGFMGFQKRKKLKMMVIPSIFVPEDWSFTFYEGLNRHPASTFKDKTLAELGCGNGWISIAVAEKWLPLKVYGLDINPRAVKISWINLYLNALDDNGQPIYDAEKKTLLDRVEFYESDLLSYCRENHIELEQIVGCIPQILNPNPDAMSKMITENASEEFLHSLSNYCALQGFVEDQFGLGLIARAVEEGISVIKPLGIMIFNIGGRPGQAVCKRLFERRGLCVNKPWQTKVIQAADTDISALVEIEKNSPHRFEFFMGLGGDQPICARTAWAYAKAGGRISHALSVYSCQLRQPNQVKKIFEFLRNGFKDISSSLDLSFEDESVADEKIPFLAHLANVLKDISFFPYESPAGSRRFRSLIAGFMKTYHHVPITADNVVVFPSLIVAIESALRLLSPRLAIVDEQLSRHLPRQWLTSLNIERTRTGRNVEEEITVIEAPRQSDLMIEMIKKLKPEVVITGIAQFESVTTSAFELLLDITKEIGCRLFLDMSEHFELSSLPTSNGVLKYLAGTPLPSHAAIVCGLLKNKVYSDLEVAFVITEEETMFKALCKTVELLQGSTAIVSQYYYGCLFHELLSFQLADRHPPAQRNAKQTRASKVNDFSSSTISVLDQAELAIDEGENSTLVHMDIDQSFLPIITPVKAAIFESFARQNITEPEIDVARGLRQLISGNYGFPSDSNTEFIYADCPVALFCKWVLCCVHEGGTLCFPTGTNGNYVSAAKFLNAEIVNIPTNSEAGFKLTEQTLTDVLKTLNKPWIYVSGPIVNPTGSVYSNKEINIMLSICAKFGARVMLDTSFSGVEFNSKGVDGWNLRATLEKLSSTNPTFCVSLLGGLFFRMLGSGLKFGFLLINQQSVVDIFRSFAGLSKPHNTIKYTVKKLLDLQEQKTGDLLNDIAEQTELLRSRYKQLKQTLECCGWDVLEAQGGISIVAKPSAYLGKTIKSNNSSYTQEIKLDNSNIREVMLKSCGLCINGASWTGIPGYCRFTFGLTDSDFQRALDCITKFKSLVSN, from the exons ATGGATTCAGAGAATGCAGTTACGAGTGGTTTTATGG GTTTTCAGAAGAGAAAGAAACTTAAGATGATGGTCATACCAAGCATTTTTGTCCCTGAGGATTGGTCCTTCACTTTCTATGAGGGACTGAACAGGCATCCGGCCTCAACTTTTAAGGACAAGACATTAGCTGAGCTTGGTTGTGGAAATGGATGGATATCCATTGCAGTTGCTGAGAAATGGTTGCCTCTAAAG GTATATGGACTTGATATAAATCCAAGAGCAGTTAAAATCTCTTGGATAAATCTGTATTTGAATGCTTTGGATGACAATGGTCAACCCATTTATGATGCTGAGAAAAAAACTTTGCTTGACCGGGTCGAATTTTATGAATCTGATCTGCTATCTTACTGCAGAGAGAATCACATAGAACTAGAGCAAATCGTTGGATGCATACCTCAG ATTCTTAACCCTAATCCTGATGCTATGTCCAAGATGATTACAGAAAATGCCAGCGAAGAATTCTTACATTCCCTGAGCAACTATTGTGCCCTCCAG GGCTTTGTGGAGGACCAGTTTGGCTTAGGGCTTATTGCAAGAGCTGTTGAAGAAGGTATATCTGTTATAAAACCTCTTGGGATTATGATATTTAACATCGGAGGTCGCCCAGGACAAGCTGTATGTAAGCGTTTGTTTGAGCGTCGTGGCCTTTGTGTTAACAAGCCATGGCAAACTAAAGTTATCCAG GCTGCTGATACAGATATTTCAGCTTTAGTTGAAATTGAAAAGAATAGTCCACACCGATTTGAGTTCTTCATGGGGCTTGGTGGAGACCAACCTATTTGTGCGCGCACTGCATGGGCCTATGCCAAAGCTGGGGGTCGTATATCTCATGCTTTATCTGTATATAGTTGTCAGCTCCGACAACCTAATCAG GTAAAAAAAATTTTCGAGTTTCTAAGAAATGGATTCAAAGATATCAGCAGCTCTTTGGATTTGTCCTTTGAAGATGAGTCTGTTGCAGATGAGAAGATACCATTCCTAGCTCATCTCGCTAATGTTCTAAAAGATATTTCCTTTTTCCCTTATGAATCACCAGCTGGAAGCAGACGATTTCGTAGTCTTATTGCTGGATTCATGAAAACATACCATCACGTACCAATTACTGCAGAT AATGTTGTTGTATTTCCATCGCTGATTGTGGCAATTGAAAGTGCTCTTCGATTATTGTCCCCCCGCCTCGCCATTGTTGATGAACAATTATCACGGCATTTACCCCGGCAATGGTTAACATCCCTAAATATTGAG AGGACAAGAACTGGTAGAaatgttgaggaagaaattacAGTCATTGAAGCACCTCGCCAGTCAGATTTGATGATAgagatgataaaaaaattgaagccGGAGGTGGTCATCACTGGGATAGCTCAATTTGAGTCAGTTACCACTTCTGCATTTGAGCTTCTTTTAGATATCACCAAAGAAATAGGATGTCGTTTGTTTTTAGATATGTCAGAGCATTTTGAGTTATCTAGTCTTCCCACTTCCAATGGAGTCCTGAAATATCTCGCTGGAACTCCTCTTCCATCACATGCAGCAATTGTCTGCGGCTTACTGAAAAATAAG GTTTATTCGGATTTGGAGGTGGCCTTTGTGATAACAGAAGAAGAGACAATGTTTAAAGCGCTATGCAAGACTGTGGAACTTTTACAAGGAAGTACAGCCATAGTTAGTCAGTACTACTATGGTTGTCTTTTCCATGAGCTTCTGTCTTTTCAACTTGCTGATCGACATCCACCTGCTCAG CGAAATGCCAAGCAGACTAGAGCTTCTAAGGTGAATGACTTTTCCAGTTCCACAATCTCAGTACTCGATCAGGCCGAACTGGCAATAGATGAAGGGGAAAATTCTACCCTGGTCCATATGGATATCGATCAAAGTTTTTTGCCCATAATAACCCCCGTAAAGGCTGCCATCTTCGAGAGTTTCGCCAGGCAGAACATAACAGAACCCGAAATTGATGTTGCACGTGGCTTAAGACAATTAATTAGCGGTAATTATGGCTTCCCATCCGATAGCAACACAGAATTTATATATGCAGACTGCCCAGTGGCACTTTTCTGTAAGTGGGTGCTCTGCTGTGTTCACGAGGGCGGTACACTGTGCTTCCCTACTGGTACCAATGGAAATTACGTTTCTGCTGCAAAATTTTTGAATGCCGAAATTGTTAATATTCCTACAAATTCAGAAGCAGGTTTCAAGCTGACAGAACAGACTCTTACAGATGTTTTAAAGACTCTGAATAAACCATGGATCTACGTTTCTGGTCCAATAGTCAATCCCACCGGATCGGTTTACAGTAACAAAGAGATAAATATTATGTTATCCATTTGTGCTAAGTTTGGAGCAAGGGTTATGCTGGATACTTCATTCTCAGGGGTTGAATTCAACTCCAAGGGTGTAGATGGCTGGAATCTGAGAGCTACTCTGGAGAAACTTTCCTCTACCAATCCAACATTTTGTGTATCACTACTTGGAGGATTATTTTTTAGGATGCTTGGCAGTGGGCTTAAGTTTGGATTTCTTCTTATAAATCAGCAATCTGTCGTGGATATATTCCGTAGCTTTGCAGGATTAAGCAAACCTCATAACACTATCAAATATACAGTGAAGAAATTGTTGGATCTTCAAGAACAGAAGACGGGTGATCTGCTGAATGACATTGCAGAGCAGACTGAACTTCTGAGAAGTAGATATAAACAATTGAAGCAG ACACTTGAATGTTGTGGTTGGGACGTTCTCGAAGCTCAAGGTGGTATCTCCATTGTAGCAAAGCCTTCTGCCTATCTCGGCAAGACTATCAAAAGTAACAACTCTTCCTATACTCAGGAAATTAAGCTCGATAACTCAAATATTAGGGAAGTCATGCTCAAGAGCTGTGGTTTGTGCATCAATGGTGCTTCGTGGACTGGAATCCCAGGTTACTGTCGCTTCACATTCGGCTTGACAGACAGTGATTTCCAGCGTGCATTAGATTGTATCACTAAATTCAAAAGCTTAGTAAGTAACTAA